From Cherax quadricarinatus isolate ZL_2023a chromosome 64, ASM3850222v1, whole genome shotgun sequence, one genomic window encodes:
- the ND-MNLL gene encoding uncharacterized protein ND-MNLL codes for MSNLRSDVSNLELCSVFLISAASCSLNGPRALSSGHSEEVQGGNILPPGDGDRHWSRLVEHLQVEERGRRDPASAIINYLILSCLSTSMTFFAHVKLDPRFFLKLSVPLLGFCFGAYLDRIETERLTMFRDKSALYGRVLAEGEKPSWP; via the exons ATGAGCAACTTGAGG AGTGATGTAAGTAACCTGGAGTTGTGCTCAGTTTTCTTGATCTCAGCGGCTTCCTGCTCCTTAAATGGCCCCCGGGCGCTCAGTTCTGGCCACTCTGAGGAGGTACAAGGTGGTAATATTCTTCCCCCTGGTGACGGTGACCGCCATTGGAGCAGACTTGTGGAGCACCTACAagtggaagagagagggaggagggaccCGGCCAGCGCCATCATAAACTACCTTATTTTATCCTGTcttag TACCAGCATGACCTTCTTTGCACATGTGAAGCTCGATCCCCGCTTCTTTTTGAAGCTGTCGGTACCACTTTTAGGTTTCTGCTTTGGAGCCTATCTTGATCGTATTGAGACTGAAAGACTTACCATGTTCAG GGACAAATCGGCATTATATGGGCGGGTTCTGGCAGAAGGGGAGAAGCCCTCATGGCCTTAG